The following is a genomic window from Desulfofarcimen acetoxidans DSM 771.
TCATACGTTGTGGATATTTTAGCATGTCCCAGTATTTCCTGCAGGACTTTAGGCTCTTCCCTGGCCTCCAGCATTAACGTTGCAAAAGTGTGTCGCATGGCGTGTGAAACTTAATATGAGGCAAACCTGCTCTTTCTAATATT
Proteins encoded in this region:
- a CDS encoding tyrosine-type recombinase/integrase, which translates into the protein MRHTFATLMLEAREEPKVLQEILGHAKISTTYDIYCKTNKAMKTEALKVIENILFSDVVSKK